tttttaaccaaaaaatgGCATACTAAAGTAGTCTTCTGTGACTTAAgtttttcactcaacattgtgtttataaacaaattcaactCTATGTTTACTGATAGCTACAAGGAATAACAGACACAATTaatcttaaattattaaaaaaagaaacaaaatatcaaaaccatgtattaatatatattgtaatGTACCTTAAAACCAATGCTagggaaaaacaaggaaaaacacaaaacagcaaTGAACTTCTACTTCTCTCCCAAATTTTTCATAAACAACTCCCACCCCCATTCCCTACTATGCATTCTTAACTTCTTTAGATAGCGAACAGAGAAAATGCTAAAAGCCTGAATGAACCCCAGGAACATTTCCCCAGAGgccttcccttttcctctctctgacTTTCCCTGGAAGGGGAGGCCCCTTAGCTTGAAAGCCTGGGGAGGCCAAGAGCggtggctggggcagagaggagggctACCCCCGCAGAGAAAGGGGCAGGGGAATACAGTGGTGTAAAGCAACATCCCCCATAATGGGGGACATCGAAATGGAGCCCCGGTGCCAGGGGAAAGCACATTGGTACCCCTGGGGAAGGAGGCCCGGCTGCCCCCACAGCTTCCCACGGGGAGGCATCATCGGTCGGCCAGCTGCACATCTTGCTCCGCCGGTTATAGAACCAAACTCGGACCACTTCCTTCCGCAGCCGGAGGTACCCAGCGATGCGGCTGATCTGCTGGGGTGTGGGCTTCGGGCACTGCAGGAAGAGTCTCTCCAGGTCGTTTCCGATTCGTCTCTCCCTGCTTGCCCGTCTCTGCCTCCGAGCCTGCTGCAgcatcatctccattttgcatATGGCCAGAAGGTTTTCCTCATCCATTTCCTCCAGCCACATTTTCAGCAGCGGTCGCAGCTTCCACATGTTGGCGAGGCTTAGCTGCTGGGCCTCGAAGCGGGCGACGGTGGTCTGGCTAAGCACCTTCCCAAACAGAGCTCCCACAGCCAACCCCACATCAGCCTGCGAGTACCCCAGGCTCATCCTCTTCCGTCTCAGCTCTTTGGCCAGCTGCTCCATCTCTTTCTCTAAGGCCGGGACATCCTCTGGCAGCACCAACTTCGGGATGCACTGCAGGGCAAGGGAGGGCCCCGGGAAGGTGGCCTCGGAGGAGCTTCGGAACCAGGACCTTGCCTCAGCAGCTCCGAACTGAGGCCCGCATGCCATCCTGCCCGGGAATTCGTACAGCAGGGGACCCGGGGGCAGCCCCCACACCTCAGAGCCTGGGCAGACCGTGGGCCTGACCCCCTGCTGGACCATCAGCCTGCCAGGGGCCGCCTGGGCACACAACCAGGTCGGAGCGTCAACCCGCACAGGGATCAGCCCTCCGGCACCGCCCCCCCCACTGTATGGAAGGGGGTAAAAGTTTGAGGGCCTGTGTCCGGCCATGGGGTAGGACGGCTCCCCTAACAGGTCTGGTAGGAACTGATGGCTCTCGAGGCTTCAGAGTAGCCACCAGCCCTGCCCTCGAGCCCCGCCCCCAGCGGGCGGGGACGGCATACAGGCGAGGGTGTGTTTGTGCGGAGGTGGGGAAATCTCTGGTAGGCCCAGCAGTAACTCCTTAGGTCCTAGGGTTAAGGGAGGGGGTCGTCCATCCTCGCCTTTGCTTCCAACTCCCACTGAGCTGCACAGCTCCTTTTTGGGATGTGTACCTCCAAGCTGTCTGGAGTCCCCCTTAGTCACTGCCTCCATCCTCTCCCAGGTATTTACTCACAGCTTTCCAAAAACTAAGGTATCTAATCCCTGACACCACCcctacctcccaccccacctggcctctggcttcacaagtatttattaaacatctacaTGCCAGGTATTGCTGGGACTACTCCTCAATTCATTAACTGTCTCCTCACTGCTATCTTTACGGTCACAAGAACTGCCAACAGTCCCTCTTTACATATCCCCAGTCCCTGTGCCCTAAGAAATCTAGGCATCCTGCTTGAATTTCTAGTCAGCATCAGTTTACTACCTCAGATTctatccccacccccacactctgCCAGATTCCACTCCTTTACTGGGGCAGAGTTTCTTAACTAATTCCGTATTTTTCCCACCAGCCTTGAAAGTCCCTTGTTCCCCATCCAACCTCAGCTTCCCGCTCCAGAGCTTCCACATCTAAAGGAAACATGTGTGTGTCATCTCTTTCCCCCTCTGGAGACAGGTCTCTGAACTGGCCTGACCTGCTGTCCCCCACTGAGGATGTTCCCTGCAATATATGACTCACCAACATCAGGCTCCTCTATCCCTGGCCCCTCTCCCAGCAGAGACCCAAGGATCTTAGTTTGTCCCTCCATCATGCCCCTCACTCAGGCATCCAGTTCTGGCCCCTGAGTGGAGAAGGctaaggagggagggggaaaagaaGACCTGACCTTCGGTTCAAAGCTTTCAAGGAGGAAGAGGACACTGACATCAGCTGGACAATCACAGCCTCTTACCCCTTCATTCTTTAACCCGACCATGATGTGGCTCTGCCTCCACTCACATCTACTGAAATCAGTAGATCTTGAAGTCATCAGTGACCTTCCAACTGTCAAATCCAAAAATGCTCATCCTACTCAGCTTCTCTGTAGTACCTGACAATGCTGGCTACTCTTGCTCCTTCCCttgtaaaatttacatgaaatgcaGGTAACAGCCAAATCTGTATTTCAGCCCTGACTTCTCTTCTAATTTCCAGTTATTTCCCACTGCCCCAAATCAAATTCATTATCTGAACTTCTAAACCTGCCACTCCTCCAGGGACCCTTGAGCTGGTTAATAGCATTATCATCTCTCAGTCACCTAAGCTCAAACCTAGGAGCTGTTCTTGACATTTCCCATAATCCGTAGGGCACCAAATCTTATATATCAGGTTTCCTAAAACTTCTGAACGCTACCATCTCCTTCTTAGCCTCATCTCACTGTTTCAATTTAGGCCacatattttctcatctgtactaTCATAATAACCCTATAATTGGCTTCTTGTGCTTCTCCTTTAGGTTCATCTGGCACACTGCTGCTAGAGATAATTTTCCAAGAACCAAACTTAACTAAACCCAACCCaaccaaatgaaaatataaccatattattttcctcttaaaatacCTTCAAAGTCTAGTCCCTATTCCCCCAATTGACAATGCGGGCACGCAAATCCCTGTGCATGGTACACATGGCTTTTCACCATTTGGCCCCTTTCTTCTTTGCCAGTCTCATCTGTCACACCCGcatcacccctccccctgccccccacatctTACCCCGTGCTCCAGCAGAGAATATCTCACTTTGCAATAAAGATGCCATGCTTTCATGCCCATCATGCCCTTGTTCATGCTGTTCCTTGTGTCTGAAATGGTTTCCCCCTGCTTCTTGGTCTCATCTCCTATTATTCAGGATTCTGCTCAAAGAGTCTCTCATTAGAGAGGATGTCCCTGACTACCCTATTTAAAACAGTATCCCTTGCAATCCCTGTTTCATTTCTTATCCTACTTTAATTTTTGGCATAACATGTTTTGCCAcccaatacatatttatttttctgtctattGTCCATATCTCTACTACCAAGAAGGCAATGACTTTGCCTAGTTCACTGCTGTGTCTACAGtgcctacaacagtgcctggcacacagaaggtgctcagtaaacatttgctgaatacaTAAGGCATGCTATACTTTTGGTCATCTTTAAGACTCAGTTTAGATGTCACCTTATGGTGAGGCCTTCCTCCAGGCAGGCAGGGTTTGTTACTGCTTTTGTGGTGCTCCCTTTCTActtaagtttttattataacattattgGTAATATTGTCACTAATAGTAAATAtcaatagttatttattttatgtctctgtctctctaaCTAGAGTGTGAGGTTCTTAAGGGCATGCATGTAGGAGTTATCAAGCCTGGAACATAATAGAACCCTGATGGATAACAGTGCTCAGTAACagtgttgaatgagtgaatgaatcctTACTTTATAATTCCGAGACTAAAGCCCATTTAATtccagtttaaaaatgaaaaacttgacCCTCCCAGGTACCtctccatcttttctttcttgtactAGAACCAGGCCCTTAAACACCCCTTCCTAGATGGGGGTAGCACCATGAGACTAAATCCGACTCAACACTACAGGTAATGAGGTTGTAGATATGACCTTGAAGCAATGGTGAGGGAAAAGAAGGATCAGGAACTCATTGCCGTCTCTACAGGCTGTGTATTTGATTATATATCTGTTGTCTATATCTCCACTGCAACCTCTGCTAGAACGTGTGCTGGCTAAGGACAGGgtccttgtctgtcttgttcactgctctatctTCAAGCACCTGCAACTATATCTGGTACACAGTGGGaagtcaagaaatatttgtttgatgTTAAATGAATCTGTGTAGCATTAATGGTGACAAGACTTCCATAACTGCCTTGAATGAGATTTTAAGATGAAAGTCTATGAAAAACAACTTATACAGAATTTTTACTTAAGAATAATTTTGCTGGTATCTATTCTTTCCAGGTATACttacatggtattttttttttcaaaatcacaaaGCAACCAGTGTCTGCTAAACAGAATGAAAGGTGGATCACAAAGCaggataaaagagagagagagtaattaTATATGTTAAGGCCACAGACTGAAAACAGCCCATTTACATAAGAGAACCATACAGAAAAGGTTCATTAGTTGTTTAGAAACAATACtggagtaaaaatgttttcaatgaatTGGAAAAAAGTGAGTTCAAAGGAATTTAAGCAAAGCTTTATTATACTTATATTGAATTAAAACATGGTGGctaaaacatttactaaattaaaaagtaagGCTGTATTAACTTGATGGGCTTTAAAATTCACTTGAATGCTCTCACTTCAGGCTTTCCTTGCAGTTGGTCAGATCTCATATGCCAATGTGCATTATCTCCTGGTTTCTGTATATGTGTGGtcacaaagaaaagcccatatTCTTAAGGGAAGTCTTGCTATCTccttaaaagtatatttaatgtGCTATGGAAAGGGGGTGACCAGGGAAAATAAACAGGAGCATATTTGGTTGGAACAGAAATAGAGATCAGAGGAAGGCAGCTGACGGGCATGCCCAAGACGACGAGTGCCGTTTAGGCTGGGGAGCTTGAAAGGCTAATCCATCACCTTCAACAAATACGGGGACCTCTTAGTAAGTGATTAGATTACAATGTAAGAATCAGGCCAGTCTTATCCATAGGGAATTACAAAGTACGGATAAGAAACACATGGTCCCAGGCCCCCATATATTTATAATCtaaatggagagaagaaaaactgTCAGGAGAGCAGGACAGCTACATGCTCCCAAAGAGAAGTTAAGAGTTTTCTATTATTAGGATATTTGGAATTAAAAGTGGTTTTCTGACATGGTTGTTTTATGCAGAAATGCACAAAGTATCAGGATTTGTGTTACTAGGCTCTCCTTAAGTATTCCCTATTTAAACGAGGCAAAACCAACTGCCAGGATTCACTAATGGTGAGAAGCAGGAAGCTGTGGAGGCAGAGTTAATGATAAACATCCTTGTAGGGCTTGGTTCGAGTTTCATCTCTTTGGGCAGCCTTGCCCACATACTCTGGACCACAGATCTCCCTTCCCTTTGAACTTACTGCCTTTTCCATTCAAGATACATTTGCTGCCTTAAGCAGTTAGCAGGAGTTTCATGTCTTAGCTCTCTAGCTAGGAGATACGGAATCTCCTAAATGGATATCATAG
This portion of the Eulemur rufifrons isolate Redbay chromosome 17, OSU_ERuf_1, whole genome shotgun sequence genome encodes:
- the POU5F2 gene encoding POU domain, class 5, transcription factor 2, giving the protein MAGHRPSNFYPLPYSGGGGAGGLIPVRVDAPTWLCAQAAPGRLMVQQGVRPTVCPGSEVWGLPPGPLLYEFPGRMACGPQFGAAEARSWFRSSSEATFPGPSLALQCIPKLVLPEDVPALEKEMEQLAKELRRKRMSLGYSQADVGLAVGALFGKVLSQTTVARFEAQQLSLANMWKLRPLLKMWLEEMDEENLLAICKMEMMLQQARRQRRASRERRIGNDLERLFLQCPKPTPQQISRIAGYLRLRKEVVRVWFYNRRSKMCSWPTDDASPWEAVGAAGPPSPGVPMCFPLAPGLHFDVPHYGGCCFTPLYSPAPFSAGVALLSAPATALGLPRLSS